One window of the Colletotrichum lupini chromosome 9, complete sequence genome contains the following:
- a CDS encoding dipeptidyl-peptidase 3 encodes MEVQSVQVFRLDVRSQFEGLSKSQQRYAHHMARAAWHGARIVLRQTSPESLTIFDFILELHAAWNGGWDQLADEIGIKETHQFLTYAAAFLSNLGNYYGSGDQKFIPAIPGTVFAKIATKSDRLQAFYSSFADAIYSSPPFSLGYPGETTQSTYYPGNHITKEEIAMVSQVLEQKSILPENTRLRKLDGDAGFELQIASSDDGSLGVLPLSDGRSSVKLVMGDHAAELEKILAKYRESLRNWVKDKAPEIENIFGFVEPYRDPHGIRAEFEGLVAIADAAETRKLTRLNENSTQFIRKLPWASPENDGKGVFEKSLFDPPDLSSIHTLAYCSSIIFPGINLPNYNDIRQETGFKNVIIANRMVAESKAQGYPFIEDSEEAAFRRAKFPTYYWWVVLHELLGHGTGRMMVETTEGDYNFDIQNPPINPLDDNPIKSWYKPGQTWTGQFGDLATTVDECRAELVGAYLMDDKDLLRVLGFTDATDVTADDIAYNMYQQLGVDGLRGLANYNVDSKRWGQAHSRAHFAILNWLLKDGGDCVEIEHDKTAGNLTVRVNRAKVSTHGKPALGRMLLRLHMYRCTADVQACRVYYEMLTRLTQKHLEWRKVVVASKPPPLVFVHANTSLEENEVTLREYEPTVEGLIKSWAERRI; translated from the exons ATGGAGGTTCAGTCCGTCCAGGTCTTTCGATTGGACGTCAGGTCGCAATTTGAAGGCTTGAGCAAGTCGCAGCAGAGATATGCCCATCATATGGCACG TGCAGCATGGCACGGGGCGAGAATTGTTTTACGACAAACCTCGCCAGAATCGCTGACAATATTTGACTTCATCCTCGAGCTTCACGCGGCGTGGAATGGCGGTTGGGATCAACTTGCTGATGAGATTGGAATCAAAGAGACGCACCAATTCCTCACTTACGCGGCAGCCTTTTTGTCCAACTTAGGCAACTACTAT GGATCCGGCGACCAGAAGTTCATCCCCGCCATCCCTGGGACCGTCTTCGCAAAGATTGCAACCAAGTCTGACAGACTTCAGGCTTTCTATAGCTCGTTTGCTGACGCTATCTATTCATCACCGCCCTTCAGCCTTGGATATCCGGGAGAGACCACTCAAAGCACTTACTACCCGGGAAACCATATCACCAAAGAGGAAATCGCAATGGTCTCTCAAGTCTTGGAACAAAAGTCCATTCTCCCAGAGAACACCAGATTGAGAAAACTAGACGGAGATGCCGGATTTGAATTGCAGATCGCTTCTTCCGATGACGGAAGTCTTGGTGTTTTGCCGTTGTCTGATGGGAGAAGCAGCGTCAAGCTCGTGATGGGAGACCATGCAGCTGAGCTGGAGAAAAT TCTCGCCAAGTATCGAGAATCACTGCGAAACTGGGTGAAGGATAAGGCGCCGGAGATCGAAAACATCTTCGGCTTCGTTGAGCCGTACAGAGATCCACATGGAATACGAGCTGAGTTTGAGGGTCTTGTTGCGATCGCGGACGCCGCAGAAACAAGGAAACTGACAAGACTGAACGAGAATTCGACACAATTCATTCGGAAGCTACCTTGGGCCAGTCCCGAAAACGACGGAAAGGGGGTATTTGAGAAGTCTTTGTTTGACCCACCTGATCTCTCAAGCATACACA CGCTGGCATATTGCTCCAGTATCATATTTCCGGGAATCAACCTACCCAAC TACAACGATATTAGGCAAGAGACAGGATTCAAGAATGTCATCATTGCTAATCGCATGGTTGCGGAGAGTAAGGCACAGGGTTACCCATTCATCGAAGACTCCGAAGAAGCCGCATTCCGCAGAGCTAAGTTCCCAACCTACTATTGGTGGGTTGTTCTGCACGAGCTTCTTGGACATGGCACAGGCCGGATGATGGTTGAAACGACAGAAGGGGACTACAACTTCGACATTCAGAACCCGCCCATTAATCCTCTCGATGATAACCCAATCAAATCCTGGTATAAGCCTGGACAGACTTGGACCGGTCAATTTGGAGATCTCGCCACAACAGTTGATGAGTGCAGAGCAGAGCTAGTTGGGGCGTACCTGATGGATGACAAAGATCTTCTGAGAGTTCTTGGATTTACAGATGCCACAGACGTGACAGCTGACGATA TCGCGTACAACATGTACCAGCAATTGGGTGTGGATGGTCTGCGTGGTCTTGCCAACTACAATGTCGATAGCAAG CGCTGGGGTCAAGCCCATAGTCGA GCACACTTCGCAATTCTGAACTGGCTACTTAAGGACGGCGGGGACTGTGTGGAAATTGAACATGACAAAACTGCTGGAAATTTGACCGTCAGAGTCAATAGAGCAAAGGTTTCCACTCATGGAAAGCCAGCACTGGGCAGGATGCTCTTACGTCTGCACATGTACCGGTGCACAGCAGATGTCCAGGCATGTCGAGTTTACTACGAGATGCTTACGAGATTGACTCAGAAGCATCTGGAATGGCGGAAGGTCGTGGTGGCTAGTAAGCCACCGCCACTTGTGTTTGTTCATGCCAATACGTCTCTGGAAGAGAATGAGGTTACTTTGAGAGAGTACGAGCCCACAGTTGAAGGTCTAATAAAGAGCTGGGCTGAGCGCCGTATCTAA